One genomic region from Hoeflea algicola encodes:
- a CDS encoding carbohydrate ABC transporter permease, giving the protein MSNSVIDRAARATPTVVAQKVKGLSDRAIAWIFVAPTIFILLAINIFPLIWTIYLSFTNFRVNRPNNAIEWVGLRNYERILGDADIWMTMQATAHFLIWTIVCQVVIGFALAYLINKKFKGNDLWTTIIVFPMMLSPAVVGNFWTFLYEPQIGLFNYVVGFVTGADPSSFSMIGEVSLAPWSIVIVDTWMWTPFVMLICLAGLRSIPDSIYEAAECDRASKWRQFWTITIPMILPFLMLAVLFRGIENFKMFDLVVQLTGGGPGNTTTLTSIDLKREAFEKWRTGFSSAYAVILFVTVFGLASIYVKALNKVKQR; this is encoded by the coding sequence ATGTCAAACTCAGTGATAGACCGCGCTGCTCGGGCGACCCCGACTGTTGTCGCGCAAAAGGTAAAAGGGCTTTCAGACAGAGCGATTGCCTGGATCTTCGTCGCCCCGACAATCTTCATTTTGTTGGCGATCAATATTTTCCCGCTCATCTGGACCATTTATCTCAGCTTCACCAATTTCCGGGTGAACCGTCCCAACAATGCCATCGAATGGGTCGGGTTGCGCAATTACGAGCGCATTCTGGGCGACGCGGATATCTGGATGACCATGCAGGCGACTGCCCATTTCCTGATCTGGACCATTGTCTGCCAGGTGGTGATCGGCTTTGCGCTGGCCTATCTCATCAACAAGAAGTTCAAGGGCAATGATCTCTGGACCACGATCATCGTGTTTCCGATGATGCTTTCGCCCGCAGTGGTCGGCAATTTCTGGACCTTCCTCTACGAGCCGCAAATAGGCCTTTTCAACTATGTCGTCGGCTTTGTCACCGGTGCAGATCCTTCCAGCTTTTCGATGATCGGCGAGGTTTCACTCGCACCCTGGTCCATCGTGATTGTCGACACCTGGATGTGGACACCCTTCGTCATGCTGATCTGTCTTGCAGGACTGAGGTCCATCCCCGACAGCATCTACGAAGCCGCGGAATGCGACCGGGCCAGCAAATGGCGCCAGTTCTGGACCATCACCATCCCGATGATCCTGCCATTTCTGATGCTGGCGGTACTGTTCCGCGGCATCGAGAATTTCAAGATGTTCGATCTGGTGGTCCAATTGACCGGCGGCGGGCCGGGCAACACCACCACGCTGACGTCAATCGATCTCAAGCGCGAAGCTTTTGAGAAATGGCGCACCGGATTTTCTTCCGCCTATGCCGTGATCCTCTTTGTCACGGTGTTTGGCCTCGCATCGATCTATGTGAAGGCGCTCAACAAGGTGAAACAAAGATGA
- a CDS encoding carbohydrate ABC transporter permease: MSYSVTQPSVRQKWIAGILVIGYALITMLPLLWIVATGFKSSVDSIAYPPKILFEPTVEGYVNVFTAQTRLSAELAAEPRDDLPWYEQLVRNKGNTIVGASRYSERFFNSVIIGFGSTFFAIVLGTAAAYAFSRFKVPLKDDLLFFILSTRMMPPIAVAIPIFLMFRNLGLNDTHAGMILLYTAINLSLAVWLINGFIDEIPIEYEEAALIDGYTRFQAFYKVVLPQAATGIASTAIFCLIFSWNEYALAVLLTSGTAQTAPPFIPTIIGVGGQDWPAVAAGATIFLVPVMVFTILLRKHLLRGITFGAVRK, encoded by the coding sequence ATGAGCTACTCCGTTACGCAGCCGTCTGTCAGGCAGAAATGGATCGCCGGAATTCTGGTGATTGGCTATGCATTGATCACCATGCTGCCGCTTTTGTGGATCGTCGCCACGGGCTTCAAGTCATCCGTCGATTCCATCGCCTATCCGCCAAAAATCCTGTTCGAGCCGACGGTTGAGGGTTATGTCAACGTCTTCACGGCGCAGACGCGCCTAAGCGCTGAACTTGCCGCCGAGCCACGTGATGACCTGCCCTGGTACGAGCAACTGGTGCGCAACAAGGGCAATACGATCGTCGGCGCATCGCGCTATTCCGAGCGGTTTTTCAACTCCGTGATCATCGGCTTCGGGTCGACATTCTTTGCCATCGTGCTGGGAACCGCTGCTGCTTATGCGTTTTCGAGATTCAAGGTACCGCTCAAGGATGATCTACTGTTCTTCATTCTGTCGACGCGGATGATGCCGCCGATCGCGGTCGCGATTCCGATCTTCCTGATGTTCAGGAACCTGGGGCTGAACGACACCCACGCCGGCATGATTCTGCTCTATACGGCGATCAACCTGTCGCTTGCGGTCTGGCTGATCAATGGCTTTATCGACGAGATCCCGATCGAATATGAAGAAGCGGCACTGATCGATGGCTACACACGGTTTCAGGCGTTCTACAAGGTCGTGCTGCCGCAGGCCGCCACCGGGATCGCCTCCACCGCCATCTTCTGCCTGATCTTCTCGTGGAATGAATATGCGCTTGCCGTGCTGCTGACCTCCGGCACCGCACAAACCGCGCCCCCCTTCATTCCGACGATCATTGGCGTGGGCGGCCAGGACTGGCCGGCAGTGGCAGCCGGCGCAACCATCTTCCTGGTCCCGGTGATGGTTTTTACCATCCTCCTGCGCAAGCATCTGCTTCGTGGCATCACCTTTGGAGCGGTTCGCAAATGA
- a CDS encoding ABC transporter ATP-binding protein, whose protein sequence is MAQIMIKNLRKDFGSFNAVKSSTFTVEDGEFFMLLGPSGCGKTTTLRMMAGLELPTSGEIYIGGEEVGMKPASQRDIAFVFQMFALYPHMNVGKNISYPLISQGMPRAQVKKKVGEVAEILGITDILNRPVGGLSGGDRQRVALGRAIVRDPKAFLMDEPLGALDAEFREHMSEELRALHDRMGATTVYVTHDQLEAMQMGDKIVVMNHGVVEQFGRPQQIYDWPSTMFVASFLGSPSMNFLNFEGSLASNQATIEMHGVDFAIPALLEGAAGKLAFGVRPEHVRFSDASAYRGEVLATEYLGTTQIITVATPNGDLKSRISAAQPVTVGERVGLEFDPRTITIFDTARGRALLSQANQEVLGHG, encoded by the coding sequence ATGGCACAGATCATGATCAAGAATCTGCGCAAGGACTTTGGGTCGTTCAATGCGGTCAAATCATCCACCTTCACGGTTGAGGACGGTGAATTCTTCATGCTGCTCGGTCCCTCCGGTTGCGGCAAGACCACGACCTTGCGGATGATGGCCGGGCTTGAACTTCCGACAAGCGGCGAAATCTACATCGGTGGTGAGGAGGTGGGCATGAAGCCTGCCAGTCAGCGCGACATCGCCTTCGTCTTCCAGATGTTTGCACTCTATCCGCACATGAATGTCGGCAAGAACATTTCCTATCCGCTGATCAGCCAGGGCATGCCCAGGGCTCAGGTGAAAAAGAAAGTCGGAGAGGTTGCCGAGATTCTCGGGATTACCGATATTCTCAATCGCCCGGTGGGTGGGCTGTCAGGCGGCGACCGCCAGAGGGTGGCACTCGGGCGTGCAATTGTCCGTGACCCCAAAGCCTTCCTGATGGACGAACCGCTGGGAGCGCTCGACGCCGAGTTTCGCGAACACATGTCGGAAGAGCTTCGCGCGCTTCACGACCGGATGGGGGCGACAACTGTCTATGTCACCCACGACCAGCTGGAAGCGATGCAAATGGGCGACAAGATCGTGGTGATGAACCACGGCGTTGTCGAACAGTTCGGGCGTCCGCAACAGATCTATGATTGGCCTTCGACCATGTTTGTGGCCAGTTTTCTTGGCTCCCCATCGATGAATTTCCTGAATTTCGAGGGTTCACTGGCAAGCAACCAGGCCACGATCGAGATGCATGGGGTCGATTTCGCAATCCCCGCATTGCTTGAGGGTGCAGCGGGGAAGCTGGCGTTTGGGGTGCGGCCGGAACACGTGCGGTTTTCTGATGCTAGCGCCTACAGGGGCGAAGTTCTTGCAACCGAGTATCTTGGCACGACGCAGATCATCACCGTCGCCACGCCCAACGGAGATTTGAAATCGCGCATCAGTGCCGCTCAACCGGTCACTGTTGGCGAACGGGTGGGGCTGGAATTTGATCCACGCACCATCACGATCTTCGATACCGCAAGGGGACGGGCTTTGCTGTCACAAGCCAATCAGGAGGTCTTGGGACATGGCTGA
- a CDS encoding ABC transporter ATP-binding protein has translation MADVILKNVTKRFDSEVALDNVSMTIPDGSFVVLLGPTGAGKTTTLRMVSGLDTPDSGEIFIGGQSMTGLTPAQRNVAMVFQQYSLYPHLTVRENLAFPLKSPLLNTPADEIARKIKEVAEVLQISHKLDNKATALSGGEMQRVSIGRALVRSPSIYLMDEPLSSLDAKLRADLRIELKRIQSMSGATLLYVTHDQIEAMTMATHVGVLDRGKLVQFGSPREIYENPVSIYAASRLGQPRINILPADLFKGAPARAVKIGLRPEQIVQGAGEDSVVKRVEHLGDQTRLHLSFKNHDLVSVTDAHTTLSEGDIVKIRPEKPFYFDADGARIAEENVR, from the coding sequence ATGGCTGATGTCATCTTGAAAAATGTGACCAAGCGCTTCGACTCCGAGGTTGCCCTCGATAATGTGAGCATGACGATTCCGGATGGATCCTTCGTGGTTCTGCTTGGGCCCACGGGCGCGGGCAAAACCACAACCCTGCGCATGGTGTCTGGCCTTGATACACCTGATTCAGGCGAAATTTTCATCGGTGGCCAATCGATGACCGGGCTGACACCAGCCCAGAGAAACGTGGCCATGGTGTTCCAGCAATACTCGCTGTATCCGCATCTGACGGTGCGCGAGAATCTGGCGTTTCCGCTGAAGTCGCCCTTGCTCAATACGCCTGCCGACGAGATCGCCCGCAAGATCAAGGAGGTTGCCGAGGTTCTGCAGATTTCCCACAAGCTCGACAATAAGGCGACAGCCCTGTCCGGCGGAGAAATGCAGCGTGTTTCCATAGGCCGCGCGCTTGTCAGAAGCCCCTCCATCTACCTGATGGATGAACCGCTGAGCTCGCTCGACGCCAAGCTTCGCGCCGATTTGCGGATTGAATTGAAGCGCATTCAATCCATGTCCGGCGCCACCCTGCTTTATGTCACCCACGACCAGATCGAAGCCATGACCATGGCGACCCATGTCGGCGTGCTCGACCGCGGAAAGCTGGTCCAGTTCGGCAGCCCGCGGGAAATCTATGAAAACCCGGTGAGTATTTACGCAGCCAGCCGTCTCGGCCAGCCGAGGATCAATATTCTGCCCGCCGATCTGTTCAAGGGAGCGCCTGCCAGGGCGGTCAAGATCGGCTTGCGGCCCGAGCAGATTGTCCAGGGGGCCGGCGAAGACAGCGTTGTCAAACGCGTCGAACATCTGGGTGACCAGACACGCTTGCATCTGTCTTTCAAGAACCATGATCTGGTGTCCGTGACGGATGCTCACACAACGTTGAGTGAAGGCGACATCGTCAAAATCAGGCCCGAGAAGCCGTTCTATTTCGATGCTGACGGCGCGCGAATTGCCGAGGAGAACGTCCGATGA
- a CDS encoding dihydroxyacetone kinase subunit DhaK — translation MTQFMNNKEDIVTEAIDGVIAVSGGKLARLDGYPHIRVVLRNDWDKSKVALVSGGGSGHEPAHAGFVGEGMLTAAVCGDVFASPSVDAVLAGILAVTGPAGCLLIVKNYTGDRLNFGLAAERARAFGLDVSMVVVDDDVALPDLPQARGVAGTLFVHKIAGALAARGVKLDEITRRVEKVIAGTKTIGMSLDTCTVPGSPKESRIPKGMAELGLGIHGEAGVEQIQYSDARQAMDAVAAKLGKHMGEGQHVALLNNLGGASVLEMAILANELANSSIAGKLKWIIGPAAMVTSLDMRGFSVSVYPADVEDLEALSHPTPLSAWPGISEITPVTILNLPDGLAPIKPLPSEHAETRAFLTKCCEILIKSESDLNALDAKSGDGDTGSTLAGAARALIATMDTLPLADHTQLYRALGQELSQTMGGSSGVLLAIFFAAAGDAASSGLSMTGALKAGLVRMQEIGGAKLGDRTMVDALYPALEALEDNLHLAAKAARAGADHTATLTKANAGRATYINAQQLEGHTDPGAEAVARLFEHLQG, via the coding sequence ATGACCCAGTTTATGAACAACAAGGAAGATATCGTCACCGAAGCAATTGACGGTGTCATTGCGGTATCGGGCGGCAAGCTTGCCCGGCTGGATGGTTACCCGCACATCCGGGTGGTGCTCCGCAACGATTGGGACAAGTCGAAAGTGGCTTTGGTTTCCGGCGGAGGATCAGGCCACGAACCTGCGCATGCAGGATTTGTCGGTGAAGGCATGTTGACCGCTGCCGTGTGTGGCGATGTGTTTGCCTCTCCGTCGGTTGACGCTGTGCTGGCCGGAATCCTGGCCGTGACCGGTCCTGCCGGCTGCTTGCTGATCGTCAAGAATTACACTGGCGACCGGCTGAACTTTGGGTTGGCGGCGGAACGCGCCAGGGCCTTTGGTCTCGATGTCAGTATGGTCGTTGTCGACGACGATGTTGCTTTGCCGGATCTGCCACAGGCACGTGGCGTGGCCGGAACCTTGTTTGTACATAAGATCGCCGGTGCGCTGGCGGCACGCGGTGTCAAGCTTGACGAGATCACCCGGCGGGTCGAGAAAGTCATCGCCGGCACGAAGACCATTGGCATGTCGCTCGATACCTGCACTGTTCCGGGATCACCGAAAGAAAGCAGAATTCCGAAAGGGATGGCCGAGCTCGGTCTTGGCATCCATGGCGAAGCCGGCGTGGAGCAAATCCAGTATTCCGATGCACGGCAAGCCATGGATGCGGTTGCCGCCAAGCTCGGCAAGCATATGGGTGAGGGCCAGCATGTCGCCTTGCTGAACAATCTCGGTGGCGCTTCTGTTCTCGAAATGGCCATTCTGGCCAACGAATTGGCCAATTCGAGTATTGCCGGCAAGCTGAAATGGATCATCGGCCCGGCCGCAATGGTTACATCTCTGGATATGCGCGGTTTCTCGGTATCGGTCTATCCGGCCGATGTCGAAGACCTTGAGGCGCTTTCTCACCCAACGCCGCTTTCGGCCTGGCCGGGCATCTCCGAGATCACGCCGGTGACAATCCTCAACTTGCCCGATGGGCTGGCGCCGATAAAGCCGCTCCCATCGGAACACGCAGAAACCCGCGCGTTTCTGACCAAGTGCTGCGAGATCCTGATCAAATCCGAAAGCGACCTGAATGCTCTGGATGCGAAATCCGGTGATGGCGATACCGGATCGACGCTGGCCGGGGCTGCGCGCGCGCTGATTGCGACGATGGATACGCTTCCATTGGCAGATCACACCCAACTTTACCGCGCCCTCGGCCAGGAACTCAGCCAGACGATGGGTGGTTCCTCCGGTGTGCTGCTTGCCATCTTCTTCGCAGCGGCAGGCGATGCAGCTTCAAGTGGCCTTTCGATGACCGGGGCGCTCAAGGCAGGTCTGGTCAGAATGCAGGAAATCGGTGGCGCCAAACTGGGCGACCGGACCATGGTGGATGCGCTTTATCCGGCACTTGAGGCTCTGGAAGACAATCTGCATCTGGCGGCCAAGGCCGCGCGTGCGGGTGCGGATCACACAGCGACCCTGACCAAGGCGAACGCGGGCCGGGCAACCTACATCAATGCCCAGCAGCTTGAAGGACATACCGATCCAGGCGCTGAAGCGGTGGCGCGCTTGTTCGAGCATCTGCAAGGTTAA
- a CDS encoding YeiH family protein, translating into MKTRIGIDFLDITGAQEDFNSLLPGLVLTASIAVIAIAANKLFAITALSPMILSIILGLMLQNTLGTPSGIAPGVTFSMKRLLRLGIILLGLQITLADALSLGGISVAIIAATLTISFIAIRLVGRVLGVDDALSNLIAAGTSVCGASAVIAANTVAKGSDEDVAYAISCVTVLGSASMFIYPMLASPLGLSDLAYGVWTGATVHEVAQVAGAAFQHSDAAGQYGTISKLTRVVMLAPLVLAMAAVGNIGHQGEIRGHVTMPWFVMGFVCLVLINSAIDLPRMVLDNASLVTTFLLSMALAAMGVQTDIHKLRAKGVQPLLLGVFGWLFITGFGLLMIKSAGY; encoded by the coding sequence ATGAAGACAAGAATTGGCATCGATTTCCTTGACATCACGGGAGCCCAGGAAGATTTCAACTCACTTTTACCCGGACTGGTTCTGACCGCAAGCATTGCGGTTATCGCCATTGCGGCGAACAAGCTATTTGCGATCACGGCGCTGAGCCCGATGATCCTGTCGATCATTTTGGGGCTGATGCTGCAAAACACCCTGGGCACTCCAAGCGGTATCGCACCGGGGGTCACATTCTCAATGAAGCGCCTGCTGCGTCTGGGGATCATCCTCCTCGGCCTGCAGATCACCTTGGCCGACGCTCTCAGCCTCGGTGGCATTTCTGTGGCAATCATCGCGGCAACCCTGACGATATCCTTCATCGCCATCCGGCTTGTGGGACGCGTCCTCGGCGTCGATGACGCGCTGTCGAACTTGATCGCCGCCGGCACCTCGGTTTGCGGCGCCTCGGCCGTCATCGCCGCAAACACCGTGGCGAAGGGCAGTGATGAAGATGTGGCCTACGCAATCTCTTGCGTCACCGTGCTCGGCTCGGCCTCAATGTTCATCTATCCGATGCTGGCCAGCCCGCTCGGCCTCAGCGATCTGGCTTACGGCGTTTGGACCGGGGCAACTGTTCACGAAGTGGCGCAGGTTGCCGGCGCAGCATTCCAGCATAGTGATGCCGCAGGCCAGTACGGCACGATTTCGAAGCTGACCCGCGTTGTCATGCTGGCGCCACTGGTGCTGGCAATGGCAGCCGTCGGCAACATCGGGCATCAGGGCGAGATACGTGGTCACGTAACGATGCCATGGTTTGTCATGGGCTTTGTCTGTCTCGTGCTGATCAACAGCGCAATCGATCTGCCACGCATGGTCCTCGACAACGCTTCGCTGGTCACGACTTTTCTGCTGTCGATGGCCTTGGCCGCGATGGGAGTGCAGACCGACATCCACAAATTGCGCGCCAAGGGCGTTCAGCCGCTGCTGCTGGGAGTATTCGGGTGGCTCTTCATCACAGGCTTCGGGCTGTTGATGATCAAGAGTGCCGGCTATTGA
- a CDS encoding LysR substrate-binding domain-containing protein — protein MHASQTVANYWLPRYLVRYRALNPQVDIALTPGNTRTVAGAILDGSCDLGIVEGEIENDKLIKQIVAQDRLVIVVSEHHPWADGRPVDVADLDATTWIMREQGSGTRAAFKSDIRALGQDPSELQVILEMPSNEACLAAVQVGQSATALSRRAVLPRLAEGAFHQVNFSLPVRHFTMIRHADHHVARSVRAMMDLLSEPSEVDEIV, from the coding sequence TTGCACGCCAGCCAGACGGTCGCCAACTACTGGCTGCCGCGCTATCTGGTGCGCTACCGGGCGCTCAACCCGCAGGTGGACATTGCGCTCACACCAGGCAACACCCGCACTGTTGCAGGCGCCATTCTGGATGGAAGCTGCGATCTTGGCATCGTTGAGGGTGAGATCGAAAACGATAAGCTGATCAAGCAGATCGTCGCGCAAGACCGCCTCGTGATCGTCGTCAGCGAGCATCATCCCTGGGCGGACGGTCGCCCTGTCGATGTTGCGGATTTGGACGCGACTACCTGGATAATGCGTGAACAGGGATCGGGTACCCGGGCTGCTTTCAAATCGGATATCAGGGCGCTTGGCCAGGATCCGTCGGAGTTGCAGGTGATCCTTGAAATGCCGTCAAACGAGGCCTGTCTGGCAGCCGTTCAGGTTGGGCAAAGTGCGACGGCGTTATCCAGGCGTGCGGTGTTGCCGCGACTTGCCGAGGGTGCGTTTCATCAGGTCAATTTCAGCCTGCCTGTCCGGCATTTCACGATGATCCGTCATGCCGACCATCACGTCGCACGCTCGGTACGGGCGATGATGGATCTGTTGAGCGAACCATCCGAAGTTGACGAGATTGTCTGA
- a CDS encoding PLP-dependent aminotransferase family protein, with amino-acid sequence MRDILFYIDRSSKRTLQVQIREFLVDAILAGHLPPCSPLPSSRAMAKRLDVSLNTVLQVYRSLVDDGYLISRVRSGYYVTQGICGNKLAEVASPEDDIVEEKASGVSWKSKLFLNPSKQYNITKPVNWYKYPYPFIYGQVDADSFPVSAWRECTRQAMSRKGIYAWTEDRYTEDDPMLVEQIRRRVLTRRGIHAAPDEILVTVGSQNSLYLLASLLIRPGMPIAMEDPGYADVRNMFSLLLANVRSVAIDAQGIRVDELKDAQIAFVTPSHQFPTNITMSLERRRQLLDWATASDTLIIEDDYESETNYNGNPIPALKSLDTTGRVLYTSSLSKSLMPGLRIGFMVAPRELIREARALRRLLIRHPPVNNQRVAALFLSLGHHDALIAKLHQVYAMRWQTLSAALGKYFSGWAHAPIFGGTSFWVEGPQNLDASTLAARAMRRGVVIEVGNVYFADPEQGRNYFRMSFSSIPDERIWPGVAHLALAASE; translated from the coding sequence ATGCGAGATATCCTTTTTTACATTGATCGATCAAGCAAACGGACCTTGCAAGTTCAAATTCGAGAATTTCTAGTAGACGCCATACTGGCGGGACACCTTCCTCCCTGTTCACCTCTCCCGTCGAGCCGAGCGATGGCAAAGCGCCTGGACGTCTCGCTGAACACAGTTCTTCAAGTGTATCGGTCGCTGGTCGACGATGGGTACCTTATTTCCCGTGTCCGCTCGGGTTACTATGTTACGCAAGGAATATGCGGAAACAAGCTCGCCGAAGTTGCTTCACCAGAGGACGATATCGTCGAGGAGAAGGCTTCCGGTGTTAGCTGGAAATCGAAGTTGTTTCTCAATCCATCCAAGCAATACAATATAACAAAGCCGGTTAATTGGTATAAGTATCCATATCCATTTATTTACGGGCAGGTCGATGCCGATTCATTTCCGGTCAGCGCCTGGCGGGAATGCACTCGCCAGGCAATGAGCCGAAAAGGCATCTATGCCTGGACGGAAGACCGCTATACCGAAGACGATCCGATGCTGGTCGAGCAAATCCGTCGGCGCGTGCTTACACGGCGCGGTATCCACGCGGCTCCCGATGAAATCCTGGTGACGGTTGGCTCGCAGAATTCCCTATATCTGCTCGCCAGTCTGCTGATCAGGCCGGGCATGCCGATCGCCATGGAAGATCCGGGTTACGCTGACGTCCGCAACATGTTCTCACTGCTGTTAGCCAATGTCCGATCTGTGGCAATCGATGCGCAGGGCATTCGGGTTGACGAATTGAAGGATGCGCAGATTGCGTTTGTCACGCCAAGCCATCAGTTTCCGACAAATATCACGATGAGTTTGGAGCGTCGACGTCAGTTGCTGGATTGGGCAACAGCCTCAGACACGTTGATCATCGAGGATGACTATGAATCCGAGACGAATTACAATGGGAACCCCATTCCAGCGCTCAAGTCCCTCGATACAACCGGACGCGTACTCTACACCTCCAGCCTGTCGAAATCGCTCATGCCCGGCTTGCGCATCGGGTTCATGGTAGCCCCCAGAGAGTTGATCCGCGAAGCACGGGCTCTCAGGCGACTGCTTATTCGCCATCCTCCGGTTAACAATCAGCGCGTCGCCGCTTTGTTTTTATCGCTTGGTCATCACGACGCACTAATAGCGAAACTCCATCAGGTCTATGCGATGCGTTGGCAAACCCTGTCGGCCGCCCTTGGAAAGTATTTCTCTGGCTGGGCACACGCGCCGATTTTCGGCGGTACCTCGTTCTGGGTTGAGGGGCCCCAAAACCTCGATGCGAGCACCCTTGCGGCTCGGGCCATGCGGCGAGGCGTGGTAATAGAAGTTGGAAACGTATATTTCGCAGATCCCGAACAGGGGCGAAATTACTTCCGAATGAGCTTTTCATCCATACCGGATGAACGCATCTGGCCAGGTGTTGCGCATCTCGCGCTTGCGGCCTCGGAATGA
- a CDS encoding isochorismatase family cysteine hydrolase produces the protein MALGNHPQWGELELSEFLNGSALLVIDPTNGVLHRDGAQSADGLWQRARREGGSLNGILRLVAFARSRNIPVAWLRYEYMRQHFPATPLDAAQYAYWYQNRRWTPEQKVWERSAVEEIATIKQDGDLDSVYTSFGNVFIGSPLLPTLNTWGARTLLICGYHLDHCVEQAARSARDFGLMPFVVGDCCGASEESDEAPTLARIDANWAPAISVKDVITG, from the coding sequence ATGGCACTAGGAAACCATCCACAATGGGGCGAACTCGAACTCTCCGAGTTTCTAAATGGCTCCGCGCTGCTGGTGATTGACCCCACCAATGGCGTTCTTCATCGGGATGGTGCGCAATCGGCCGACGGTCTTTGGCAACGGGCGCGGCGCGAAGGCGGCTCACTGAACGGAATACTCCGGTTGGTCGCCTTCGCGCGTTCGCGAAACATTCCAGTCGCCTGGCTTCGCTACGAGTATATGCGACAGCATTTTCCGGCGACGCCGCTCGATGCGGCCCAGTATGCCTATTGGTATCAGAACCGGCGATGGACACCCGAGCAGAAAGTCTGGGAACGGTCGGCTGTTGAGGAGATCGCCACCATCAAACAGGATGGCGATCTCGACAGTGTCTACACCAGTTTCGGCAATGTCTTCATCGGCTCCCCGCTGCTTCCGACATTGAATACCTGGGGAGCCCGGACACTTCTGATCTGTGGCTACCATCTCGATCACTGCGTCGAGCAAGCAGCGCGATCAGCCCGTGATTTCGGGTTGATGCCATTCGTGGTGGGCGATTGCTGCGGGGCTTCAGAGGAATCGGATGAGGCGCCGACATTGGCTCGAATCGACGCCAATTGGGCACCGGCGATTTCAGTGAAGGATGTTATCACTGGTTGA
- a CDS encoding extracellular solute-binding protein: MRHFLKAGYVAIAACMLPTLPAHAEGALAIFNWGDYISDEMVKKFEAKYDVKVTVDTYDSNETMLAKLQSGISGYDLAVPGDYMVEILIQEGLIEKVEPNTFENYGNLEPKWADVYWDPGRHYSVPWVWGTTSFTVSTKVYKGDVDTLAVMFDPPEELRGRINLLRDVNDVINAALRYLDLPRCNETPEDLKKVQALLADLKPSVKSFAYESKELAESGEVDLAQIWNGKAYIARQGRPELQYAYPKEGYTGWMDNLVVVKGAPNLENAKLFMNFLMDPENAAMMTNFTGYPNGVLGSEKFVNADLRDSHEYRPPEGAPDPEFVKVCNETVIKLYDRVWTNFLK; the protein is encoded by the coding sequence ATGAGACATTTTTTGAAGGCCGGCTATGTGGCTATCGCCGCTTGTATGTTGCCAACGCTGCCTGCCCACGCCGAGGGGGCGCTCGCCATATTCAACTGGGGTGACTACATCTCGGACGAGATGGTGAAGAAATTTGAAGCCAAATATGATGTCAAGGTTACGGTTGATACGTATGATTCAAATGAAACAATGCTCGCCAAGCTGCAGTCAGGCATATCCGGGTATGACCTGGCGGTTCCCGGCGACTACATGGTCGAAATCCTTATACAGGAAGGATTAATCGAAAAGGTCGAACCGAATACATTTGAAAACTACGGCAATCTCGAGCCCAAGTGGGCAGATGTATATTGGGACCCCGGTCGGCATTATTCTGTGCCCTGGGTGTGGGGAACAACCTCATTCACGGTCAGCACGAAGGTCTACAAGGGCGACGTCGACACACTCGCTGTGATGTTCGATCCCCCAGAGGAGTTAAGGGGACGGATCAATCTGCTTCGCGATGTCAACGATGTCATCAATGCCGCGTTGCGCTACCTGGACCTTCCGCGCTGCAACGAAACGCCGGAGGATCTCAAGAAGGTTCAGGCGTTGCTTGCGGACCTGAAGCCGTCGGTGAAAAGCTTTGCCTATGAATCGAAAGAGCTTGCGGAATCCGGTGAAGTCGATCTTGCTCAGATCTGGAACGGCAAGGCATATATTGCACGACAGGGCCGCCCTGAACTCCAATACGCCTACCCCAAAGAGGGCTATACGGGCTGGATGGACAATCTTGTGGTCGTCAAAGGCGCTCCAAATTTGGAAAATGCAAAACTGTTCATGAATTTCCTCATGGATCCCGAAAACGCGGCGATGATGACGAATTTCACGGGATACCCTAACGGCGTTCTCGGCAGTGAAAAATTCGTCAATGCCGACTTGCGCGATTCGCATGAATACCGTCCGCCGGAAGGCGCGCCGGATCCGGAGTTTGTCAAAGTCTGCAATGAAACAGTCATCAAACTCTATGACCGGGTTTGGACTAATTTTCTGAAGTAG